From Amycolatopsis sp. WQ 127309:
CCGTGCGCAGTTCCGCGGCCAGCAGGTGCGCCGAGCCGTCGAGGATCATCCGGAACTGCAACAGCTCCGCGAGCCCGACGTGGTCGGCGCGCGCGAGCCGGTGCATCGAGCGGTGCAACGCCACCGGGGACGCGGCCAGCACCTCGGGCCCGCGCGGATCACCGGGCCGCGAGCGGACCATTTCGGCGGCCTGCAGCACCCGCAGGGCTTCCCGGATCGTCGAGCGCCCGACGCCGAACTGGATCATCAGCTCGCGCTCGCTGGGCAGGCGTTCTCCCGGTTTGAGCGCCCCGCTGACCACGGCCTGCTCGATCTGCTCGACGACCCGCTCGTACGCGCGGACCGGAGCCACCGGTTCGAACCGCATCCTTGACCTCGACGTCCGTCGCGTGCAGGCTACTGGTCAGACCAGTGTACCCACCTGGAGGCCAGATGAAAGCCCGGATTCCCGTGCTGGCAGCGGCGCTGCTGCTCGTGGTGTCCGGCTGCTCAGCCGGCTCGTCGGCGAGCGTTTCCGCTGGTCCGGACACCCTTTCCGTCGGGTTCACGGCGGAGCCGGCCAACTTCGACTTCACCAAGACCGACGGTGCCGCGATCCCGCAGGCGTTGCTCTACAACGTCTACGAAGGCCTGGTGAAGCTCGACTCGCAGGGTCGCGTCGTGCCGTTGCTCGCGAAGTCGTGGACCATCAGCCCGGACCGGAAGACCTACGACTTCCAGTTGCAGCAAGGGGTCGAGTTCAGCAACGGCGCGCCGTTCACCGCCGAGGACGTCAAGTTCTCGCTGCTGCGTGTGAAGACCGACTGGACGATCTCGATCAAGTCCACAATGGACGTCGTCGACCACGTCGACGTCGTGGCGCCGGACCACGCGCGGGTCGTGCTGTCGAAGCCGTCGAACGGCTGGCTGTTCAGCCTCACGAGCCGGCTCGGCGCGATGTTCAGCCCGACCGGCGTCGCCGACCTGGCGAACAAGCCGATCGGCACCGGGCCGTACGTCGTGGCGGCCCGCAAGCGCGGTGACTCCGTCGTGCTCAAGGCGAATCCGTCGTACTGGGGCCGGAAACCGGCGTACCGGACAGTTGTGCTGAAGTACATCAAGGACCCGACCGCGTTGAACAACGCGCTGTATAGCAACGGCATCGACGTCATCTCCACGATCACCGCGCCCGACTCGATCCCGCAGTTCCAGGCCGACGACCGGTTCCAGGTGGTGCAGGGCACGTCGAACAGCGAGGTCACGCTGGCGTTCAACAACAAACGCGCGCCGCTGACCGACCCGCGGGTGCGCCAGGCGCTGACGTACGCGATCGACCGGAAGGCGTTGCTGGACACGGCGTGGGCCGGACGCGGCACGTTGATCGGCAGCATGGTCCCGCCGACCGACCCCTGGTACGAAGACCTGTCGAACGTCCACCCGTTCGATCCCGGCAAGGCGAGGGCGCTGCTGAGCGAGGCGGGCGCGACGAACCTGAACCTGCGGATGCGGATCCCGAACCTGCCGTACGCCGTGTCGGCCGCGCAGGTCGTCCAGTCGCAGCTGGCCGACGTCGGCGTCCGGACGACGATCGAGCCCCTGGACTTCCCGGCCGTCTGGCTGAAGCAGGTCTTCACCGACCACGACTACGACCTGTCGATCATCCAGCACGTCGAGGCGCGCGACATCACGACGTTCGGCAAGCCGACGTACTACTGGGGCTACGACAACAAGCGCGTCCAGCAGCTGCTCGCCGAAGCCGACAGCGGGACGCCGGAGCAGCAGGTCGCGGACATGAAACTCGTGGCCGAGCAGCTCAACACGGACGCCGCCGCGGACTGGCTCTTCCTGTTCCCCAACGTGATCGTGGCGAAGGCCAAGGTCGGCGGGTTCGCGGCCAACCAGGTCAGCGAGTCGTTCGACCTGACCGGGCTGGCGCCGCGATGACCGCCAAGGTGCTGCGCCGGGTGGCGATCTTCGTGGTCAGCGTGCTGGTCACGTCGATCGTCGTGTTCCTCTTCATGGCCGTGCTGCCGGGTGATCCGGCGCAGGTCGCGCTCGGCGTCAACGCGACGCCGGAGCTGCTCGCCAAGACCCGCGCCGAGTTCGGCATCGACCGGCCGCTGGTCACGCAGTACTTCGACTGGATCGGCGGCGTGCTGCACGGCGACTTCGGCCGCTCGTACGTCACGCGCGACACCATCGGCCCGCAGCTGCTCGACCGCCTCGGCGTCACGCTCTGGCTGGTCGGCGCCGGGATGCTGGTGGCGCTGGTGATCGCCATCCCCGCGGGCACGTTCGCCGCGGTGAAGCACCGGAAAGCCTCCGGCGCGGGCGTTTCCGGGCTGTCGCAGATCGGCG
This genomic window contains:
- a CDS encoding ABC transporter substrate-binding protein; this translates as MKARIPVLAAALLLVVSGCSAGSSASVSAGPDTLSVGFTAEPANFDFTKTDGAAIPQALLYNVYEGLVKLDSQGRVVPLLAKSWTISPDRKTYDFQLQQGVEFSNGAPFTAEDVKFSLLRVKTDWTISIKSTMDVVDHVDVVAPDHARVVLSKPSNGWLFSLTSRLGAMFSPTGVADLANKPIGTGPYVVAARKRGDSVVLKANPSYWGRKPAYRTVVLKYIKDPTALNNALYSNGIDVISTITAPDSIPQFQADDRFQVVQGTSNSEVTLAFNNKRAPLTDPRVRQALTYAIDRKALLDTAWAGRGTLIGSMVPPTDPWYEDLSNVHPFDPGKARALLSEAGATNLNLRMRIPNLPYAVSAAQVVQSQLADVGVRTTIEPLDFPAVWLKQVFTDHDYDLSIIQHVEARDITTFGKPTYYWGYDNKRVQQLLAEADSGTPEQQVADMKLVAEQLNTDAAADWLFLFPNVIVAKAKVGGFAANQVSESFDLTGLAPR